One segment of Cetobacterium sp. NK01 DNA contains the following:
- a CDS encoding LptF/LptG family permease yields the protein MKKLDIYISKNFIKSFLLSLIAFINIFILSQLFKIIRYITAGRMSVSESATYILYLLPKIFIEVTPLAVLLGSLMCINKMASNLEIISLKTSGISFRRIARYPIIISFFISLIVFQVMNKVHPMALAKSRALRAGRKISERVLPATKNNAFLRTEDNLVYYIRQVDRVKNTGSLIEIIKLDKNFEKIEKIITAKTGIFSVEKNSWILKDAVVNNLRNKTQETYKTYSNEELDKAPEDFITIQGDPDELTNAEIRKAIRDIRITGGDIKEPLSVLGKRYSFPFASFIVSFLGLSLGSRYVRGASAISIALSVGLGYSYYIVQASFEALSVNGILNPFVSGWIPNIIFLSLGIYFMKRAEY from the coding sequence ATGAAAAAATTAGATATATATATAAGTAAGAACTTTATAAAATCATTTTTATTAAGTTTGATAGCTTTTATAAACATTTTTATTTTAAGTCAACTTTTTAAAATAATAAGATATATTACAGCTGGAAGAATGAGTGTATCTGAATCAGCAACCTATATATTATATTTGTTACCAAAAATTTTTATAGAGGTGACACCTTTAGCAGTTTTATTAGGGTCTCTAATGTGCATAAATAAAATGGCTTCAAATTTAGAGATAATATCATTAAAAACATCAGGGATAAGTTTTAGAAGAATAGCTAGATATCCAATAATAATATCGTTTTTTATATCACTTATAGTTTTCCAAGTTATGAATAAAGTTCATCCAATGGCTTTAGCTAAAAGTAGAGCTTTAAGAGCAGGAAGAAAGATTTCAGAAAGAGTTTTACCTGCAACTAAAAACAACGCATTTTTAAGAACAGAAGATAATTTAGTTTATTATATAAGACAAGTTGATAGAGTAAAAAATACAGGATCTCTAATTGAAATAATAAAATTAGATAAAAATTTTGAAAAAATAGAAAAAATTATAACAGCTAAAACAGGTATATTTAGTGTAGAGAAAAATTCTTGGATATTAAAAGATGCTGTTGTTAACAATTTAAGAAATAAGACTCAAGAAACATATAAGACATATTCAAATGAAGAGTTAGATAAAGCACCAGAAGATTTCATAACAATACAAGGAGATCCAGATGAATTAACAAATGCAGAGATAAGAAAAGCAATTAGAGATATTCGTATAACAGGAGGAGATATAAAAGAACCTCTTTCTGTTCTAGGAAAAAGATATTCTTTTCCCTTTGCAAGTTTTATAGTATCGTTTTTAGGTTTATCTTTAGGAAGTAGATATGTTAGAGGAGCTTCTGCTATAAGTATAGCATTAAGTGTAGGACTTGGATATTCGTACTATATTGTTCAAGCATCTTTTGAAGCATTAAGTGTAAATGGAATATTAAATCCATTTGTAAGTGGTTGGATACCAAATATTATATTTTTATCTTTAGGAATATACTTTATGAAAAGAGCGGAGTATTGA